The Nitrospira sp. genome contains a region encoding:
- the truB gene encoding tRNA pseudouridine(55) synthase TruB translates to MNTAGVRIDQEDAIEGVLILNKEAGWTSHDVVAKVRRLLGESKVGHAGTLDPGATGVLPILVGRATRIAEYLVDWDKEYRAVLRLGETTDTQDASGRVLTKTDPCDITVDAIQTVLAGFRGVQQQLPPMYSAVKVGGQPLYKAARAGKTIERSERSITIHQLEIVAVDGRDVTLRIVCSKGTYVRTLCADIGQILGVGGHLYALERRRVGPLFIEHALTIDQLVGHLTAETLRTQFISLDQLLFQLPAVVVNDEQAQRVLHGSPVSPVGIGQLLASPCPVSVRLKNEAGQLLAIGMHDRSGVGAIRIRKVLSLSSH, encoded by the coding sequence ATGAACACGGCAGGAGTCAGGATCGACCAAGAGGACGCCATTGAGGGAGTCCTCATTCTCAATAAAGAAGCCGGCTGGACTTCACACGATGTGGTAGCCAAGGTACGAAGGCTGCTGGGAGAAAGCAAGGTCGGCCATGCCGGGACATTGGATCCCGGCGCCACGGGTGTCCTCCCCATCCTTGTCGGGCGTGCCACCAGAATTGCTGAGTATCTCGTTGATTGGGATAAGGAATACCGTGCCGTTCTGCGCCTTGGGGAAACGACTGATACTCAGGATGCGTCAGGCCGAGTGTTAACGAAGACCGATCCATGCGACATCACTGTGGATGCGATTCAGACGGTCCTCGCTGGCTTTCGAGGGGTGCAACAACAACTCCCACCGATGTATTCAGCCGTCAAGGTCGGTGGGCAGCCGCTTTATAAGGCAGCCAGAGCGGGCAAGACGATCGAAAGATCGGAGCGGTCGATCACGATTCATCAACTGGAGATCGTGGCCGTTGATGGACGTGACGTGACCTTGCGCATCGTGTGTTCAAAAGGAACGTATGTGCGCACATTGTGTGCCGACATCGGCCAGATTCTGGGCGTCGGCGGTCATCTCTACGCGCTTGAACGTCGTCGTGTTGGACCCCTTTTCATCGAACATGCCTTGACGATCGATCAGCTCGTGGGCCATCTGACAGCGGAAACTCTCCGAACGCAGTTCATTTCGTTGGACCAACTCTTGTTCCAGCTCCCAGCCGTGGTTGTGAACGATGAGCAGGCCCAACGCGTCCTGCATGGATCTCCTGTGTCTCCCGTGGGAATCGGCCAACTCCTCGCATCACCCTGCCCGGTTTCTGTGCGGCTGAAGAATGAGGCTGGTCAACTGTTGGCAATTGGCATGCATGATCGAAGTGGAGTGGGGGCGATTAGAATTCGTAAGGTACTGAGTCTCTCGAGTCATTAA
- the rbfA gene encoding 30S ribosome-binding factor RbfA, translating to MSKATYKRADRVADQIRMEVADILMRKIKDPRVHDVTVTDVELTGDLRIAYVFVTTMETGDAEREIFAGLSKASGFVRAELGRRLSLRYLPDVIFKRDVSGPRGDRIMQLLEGLHGDSEQQQTPELPSGRERAADS from the coding sequence ATGTCAAAGGCAACATACAAGCGGGCAGATCGGGTCGCCGATCAGATCCGAATGGAAGTAGCCGACATTCTCATGCGAAAGATCAAGGATCCCCGGGTGCATGATGTGACCGTGACCGACGTCGAACTGACAGGGGATTTGCGCATTGCGTATGTCTTTGTCACGACTATGGAAACGGGTGACGCTGAGCGCGAGATCTTCGCCGGACTGTCAAAGGCCAGTGGCTTTGTGCGCGCGGAGTTAGGTCGGCGACTCTCTCTCCGCTACCTTCCGGATGTGATCTTTAAGAGAGATGTCAGTGGACCACGCGGTGATCGCATCATGCAGTTATTGGAAGGCTTACACGGGGACTCCGAGCAGCAGCAGACACCTGAATTACCGAGCGGCAGGGAGAGGGCAGCAGACTCGTAA
- a CDS encoding DUF503 domain-containing protein: MVVGLCTVELFIAGSQSLKDKRQVIHGLKDRLRGKFNLSIAEVDGQDLWQKAILGMACVANDGSYVNQVLEQALNVIKSMPAVEVVRTQRELL; encoded by the coding sequence ATGGTCGTGGGGCTCTGCACTGTCGAATTATTCATCGCAGGAAGCCAATCGCTGAAAGACAAACGGCAGGTGATTCACGGGCTGAAAGATCGACTTCGGGGGAAATTTAATCTTTCCATCGCTGAAGTCGACGGTCAGGACCTCTGGCAGAAGGCGATCCTGGGAATGGCGTGTGTCGCCAATGACGGGAGCTACGTGAACCAAGTCCTCGAACAAGCGTTGAATGTGATCAAGAGCATGCCGGCGGTCGAGGTGGTGCGAACCCAACGGGAATTGCTCTAA